A portion of the Chondrinema litorale genome contains these proteins:
- a CDS encoding ribonucleoside-diphosphate reductase subunit alpha has translation MYVIKRDGRRESVKFDKITARIEKLCYSLDQRYISPIEIAKKVINGLYDGVTTIELDNLAAETAATLATTHPDYAQLAARIAISNLHKVTSKSFSNTMKRLYTYIDPANGENAPMISKEAYEVIRKNAAKLDESIIYNRDYNFDYFGFKTLERSYLLKVNGKVVERPQHMLMRVAVGIHMDDIEAAIETYNLMSEKWFIHATPTLFNAATPKPQLSSCFLLTMKDDSIGGIYDTLKQCALISQSAGGIGLSIHNVRATGSYIKGTNGNSNGIIPMLRVFNDTARYVDQGGGKRKGAFAIYLEPWHSDIFEFLDLKKNHGKEELRARDLFYALWTPDLFMKRVEQNEDWSLFDPNEAPGLYDSFGDEFEKLYAKYEREGRARKVVKAQDLWFAILEAQTETGTPYMLYKDAANKKSNQKNLGTIKSSNLCTEIMEFTSKDEVAVCNLASLSLPRFVIDDQFDHQKLFEVTYVVTKNLNKIIDRNFYPVPEAENSNKKHRPIGLGVQGLADAFLMLKLPFDSIEAKQLNKDIFETMYFAAMTASKDLAIKDGAYTSIAGSPVSKGIFQFDMWGVNPSYRWDWTSLKQEVKKHGVRNSLLLAPMPTASTSQILGNNECFEPYTSNIYTRRVLSGEFIIVNKHLLRDLVEQGYWNDEMKNALIAANGSVQELDVPQSIKDLYKTTWEISQKNIIDMAADRGAFICQSQSLNIFMQDTSFGKLTSMHFYAWKKGLKTGMYYLRTKAARDAIKFTVDTEKLKKPDTAETEPVNTKVLTTEQQQIEAIKQGNACSLDDPDCISCQG, from the coding sequence ATGTATGTAATTAAAAGAGACGGACGCAGAGAAAGCGTAAAATTTGACAAGATTACCGCCAGAATTGAAAAGCTATGTTACAGCCTAGACCAACGGTATATCAGTCCTATAGAAATAGCAAAAAAGGTAATTAATGGGTTGTATGATGGGGTAACTACTATAGAGTTAGACAACCTTGCTGCAGAAACCGCTGCAACTTTGGCTACTACCCATCCAGACTATGCACAACTGGCTGCTAGAATTGCAATTTCTAATTTACATAAAGTTACCAGTAAGTCTTTTTCAAACACCATGAAAAGACTTTACACCTATATAGATCCAGCAAATGGAGAAAATGCCCCTATGATCTCCAAAGAAGCTTATGAAGTAATTAGGAAAAATGCGGCAAAACTCGATGAGTCAATCATATACAATCGAGACTATAATTTTGATTATTTCGGGTTTAAAACCTTAGAGCGATCTTATTTGCTTAAAGTAAATGGCAAAGTTGTAGAACGCCCTCAACATATGCTCATGCGTGTAGCTGTTGGCATTCATATGGATGATATTGAAGCTGCCATTGAGACTTACAACTTAATGTCTGAAAAATGGTTTATCCATGCCACTCCTACCCTATTTAATGCAGCTACACCAAAACCTCAACTTTCTTCATGTTTTCTGCTAACCATGAAAGACGACAGTATTGGTGGAATCTATGATACATTAAAGCAATGTGCATTAATATCACAATCTGCCGGAGGCATAGGTCTAAGCATTCATAATGTAAGAGCAACTGGTTCATATATAAAAGGAACCAATGGCAATTCTAATGGGATAATTCCAATGCTCAGGGTTTTTAATGATACTGCTCGCTATGTAGATCAAGGAGGAGGAAAACGCAAAGGTGCATTTGCTATTTATTTAGAACCTTGGCATTCAGATATTTTCGAATTTCTCGATTTAAAGAAAAACCATGGCAAAGAAGAACTAAGAGCGCGTGACTTGTTCTACGCTTTATGGACTCCAGACCTTTTTATGAAGAGAGTAGAACAAAACGAAGACTGGTCTTTATTTGATCCGAATGAAGCCCCAGGCTTGTATGACTCTTTTGGCGATGAGTTTGAAAAACTATATGCAAAATACGAGAGAGAAGGTAGAGCAAGAAAGGTGGTGAAAGCACAAGATCTATGGTTTGCCATACTAGAAGCACAAACAGAAACAGGTACACCATACATGTTGTATAAGGATGCAGCTAACAAGAAATCTAATCAGAAAAACCTAGGCACCATCAAATCTAGTAATCTTTGTACTGAGATTATGGAGTTTACTTCTAAAGACGAAGTAGCTGTTTGTAACCTCGCCTCTTTGTCTCTACCTAGATTCGTGATTGATGATCAGTTCGACCATCAAAAGCTTTTTGAGGTAACTTATGTAGTTACTAAAAACCTGAATAAGATAATCGACAGAAACTTCTACCCTGTACCTGAAGCAGAAAATTCAAATAAGAAACACAGACCTATAGGTTTGGGTGTACAAGGTTTGGCTGATGCATTTTTAATGCTGAAATTACCTTTCGATTCCATTGAAGCCAAACAGTTAAATAAAGATATATTCGAAACCATGTATTTTGCTGCCATGACGGCTTCAAAAGACCTTGCCATTAAAGATGGAGCTTATACATCAATCGCAGGTTCACCGGTTTCAAAAGGAATATTCCAGTTTGATATGTGGGGTGTAAATCCTTCTTACAGATGGGATTGGACATCGCTTAAACAAGAAGTAAAAAAACATGGTGTTCGTAACTCTTTGCTATTAGCACCAATGCCAACCGCTTCTACATCTCAGATACTTGGCAATAATGAGTGTTTCGAACCATACACTTCAAATATATACACAAGAAGAGTGCTTTCTGGTGAATTTATTATTGTAAACAAACACCTACTTCGCGATTTAGTAGAGCAAGGCTATTGGAACGATGAAATGAAAAATGCACTCATCGCTGCTAATGGATCTGTGCAAGAACTAGATGTACCTCAAAGTATTAAAGACCTGTATAAAACTACTTGGGAAATTAGCCAAAAGAACATTATAGATATGGCTGCGGATAGAGGTGCTTTTATTTGCCAGAGTCAGAGTTTAAATATCTTTATGCAAGACACCAGCTTCGGAAAACTCACATCCATGCATTTTTATGCTTGGAAAAAAGGGTTAAAAACAGGTATGTATTACCTTAGAACTAAAGCTGCTAGAGATGCTATTAAGTTTACTGTTGATACTGAAAAATTGAAAAAGCCCGACACTGCTGAAACCGAACCAGTGAACACCAAAGTTTTAACTACTGAACAACAGCAGATTGAAGCAATAAAACAAGGTAATGCCTGTTCATTGGACGATCCTGATTGCATTTCTTGCCAGGGCTAA
- the rpmA gene encoding 50S ribosomal protein L27, producing MAHKKGAGSSRNGRESESKRLGVKVFGGQSVKAGNIIVRQRGTKHHLGQNVGIGKDHTIFSLVDGTVAFKKGFKKRSYVSVIPAGATAE from the coding sequence ATGGCACACAAGAAAGGAGCGGGTAGCTCACGAAACGGAAGAGAGTCGGAAAGTAAACGACTTGGCGTTAAGGTATTCGGTGGCCAATCTGTAAAGGCCGGAAATATCATTGTTAGACAAAGAGGTACTAAACACCACCTAGGCCAAAACGTTGGCATAGGTAAGGACCATACTATCTTTTCATTAGTAGATGGTACTGTAGCTTTCAAGAAAGGATTTAAGAAAAGATCTTATGTATCAGTTATTCCTGCTGGTGCAACTGCTGAATAA
- a CDS encoding toxin-antitoxin system YwqK family antitoxin, giving the protein MKHILYQFIFLVFIIESVTAQDSTSYIPQQIDSVKNGPWLVYDDQGSLLLETNYVDDKVNGAWKEYTNGQLVLSANFVDGVEEGPWLEFYPDGTKMIEGNYKNGKIHGAWKTYFENGEVESVVNYVGGVENGLSYYYHPNGQLESSVFYLVGKEEGPYEEYYSDGKVAVKGRYYDSLPDSMWVQYHPNGNLETQAFYLTGNLNGEVSYYYENGQLQQKEFWQDSLLLDVGDYFLENGKKLKGGNIKKGNGTRLLYYEDGILESEIELLNGKAEGISTLYDRLGVKEAEVNFKNGKEHGTYFDFRPDGSIEAKGIFVNGIQEGPYFEFGEDTSTVLVQGFYKNNEPDSIWAFYNEESYLTELGFFDEGVRNDAWEEYDEYGNLSAEGNYYFGEKDSIWKEYYPSGQLYAIGEYVDGQKHGVWQFFQEDATISALVTYLAGIENGVKKLFDTDAVGNVYKEEEGLMNRGKEEGSWKTYHPSGEIESIGAYINGNEDGEWQYFHADGTEMETETWDNGQLLKVSMFVDVKGKQHSAGNLNAGNGLRISYFPNGERQSEGDYVNGLPQGLWKYYHDNKKDAGEGIFKEGLKEGAWKYYHTNGKLDASGEYLHDEMVGEWKFFNEKGKYSHSEDFGEYLGEIDNLKEEN; this is encoded by the coding sequence ATGAAGCACATCTTGTATCAGTTTATTTTTCTAGTATTCATTATAGAATCTGTAACAGCACAGGATAGCACATCATACATCCCCCAGCAAATTGATTCAGTTAAAAACGGACCATGGCTTGTATATGACGACCAAGGAAGTTTGTTGCTAGAAACCAATTATGTAGATGATAAGGTAAATGGTGCCTGGAAAGAATATACAAATGGGCAACTGGTACTATCTGCAAATTTTGTTGATGGTGTGGAAGAAGGACCTTGGTTGGAGTTTTATCCAGATGGCACTAAAATGATTGAAGGGAATTATAAAAATGGGAAAATTCATGGTGCGTGGAAAACCTATTTCGAAAATGGAGAGGTAGAAAGTGTAGTAAATTATGTGGGAGGTGTTGAAAACGGCTTGTCATACTATTATCATCCAAATGGGCAACTTGAATCATCAGTATTTTACTTAGTTGGCAAAGAAGAAGGACCTTACGAAGAGTATTATTCTGATGGAAAAGTAGCTGTAAAAGGTAGGTATTACGATAGCTTGCCAGATAGCATGTGGGTACAATACCATCCTAATGGTAACTTAGAAACACAGGCGTTTTATTTAACCGGAAATCTCAATGGAGAAGTGTCTTATTATTACGAAAATGGCCAATTGCAGCAAAAAGAGTTTTGGCAAGATTCACTTCTTTTGGATGTTGGAGATTACTTTCTCGAAAATGGTAAGAAGCTAAAGGGCGGAAATATAAAAAAAGGGAATGGTACTCGCTTGCTTTACTATGAAGATGGCATATTAGAAAGTGAAATAGAATTGCTGAATGGAAAAGCGGAAGGTATATCTACATTATATGATCGTTTAGGAGTAAAAGAAGCAGAAGTAAACTTTAAAAATGGCAAAGAGCACGGCACTTATTTCGATTTTAGACCAGATGGAAGTATTGAAGCCAAAGGGATTTTTGTGAATGGTATACAGGAAGGTCCCTACTTTGAATTTGGAGAAGACACCAGTACTGTTTTAGTACAAGGATTTTATAAAAATAATGAGCCAGATAGCATTTGGGCATTTTATAACGAAGAGTCTTATCTTACAGAATTAGGCTTCTTTGATGAGGGAGTTCGCAATGATGCCTGGGAAGAATATGACGAGTATGGCAACCTTTCGGCAGAAGGGAATTATTATTTTGGCGAAAAAGACAGCATTTGGAAGGAATATTATCCTTCTGGGCAGTTGTATGCTATAGGTGAGTATGTGGATGGACAAAAACATGGTGTTTGGCAGTTTTTTCAAGAAGATGCGACTATCTCGGCATTGGTTACTTATTTAGCTGGAATAGAAAATGGAGTAAAAAAACTTTTTGATACAGATGCTGTTGGAAATGTGTATAAGGAAGAAGAAGGTTTAATGAATCGGGGAAAAGAAGAGGGGAGTTGGAAAACTTATCATCCATCAGGTGAAATTGAGAGTATTGGAGCCTATATAAATGGAAACGAAGATGGCGAGTGGCAATATTTCCATGCGGATGGAACGGAGATGGAAACAGAAACTTGGGATAACGGACAGCTTTTAAAAGTAAGCATGTTTGTAGATGTAAAAGGGAAGCAGCATAGCGCTGGTAATCTAAATGCAGGAAACGGATTAAGAATATCTTATTTCCCTAATGGAGAGAGACAGTCTGAAGGTGATTATGTAAATGGATTGCCACAAGGTTTATGGAAGTACTATCATGACAATAAGAAAGATGCGGGTGAGGGAATATTTAAAGAAGGCTTAAAAGAAGGGGCATGGAAATATTATCATACAAATGGTAAATTAGATGCATCTGGTGAATATCTGCATGATGAGATGGTTGGAGAATGGAAATTCTTTAATGAAAAGGGGAAATACTCGCATAGCGAAGATTTTGGGGAATATCTAGGTGAAATTGATAATTTAAAAGAAGAGAATTAA
- a CDS encoding acyl-CoA dehydrogenase, giving the protein MNFEFTEEQLAVRDAAREFAQKELLPGVIERDNEQRFPMEQVKMMGELGFLGMMVDPKYGGGGMDTVSYVLAMEEISKIDASASVCMSVNNSLVCWGIEKYGTEAQKQKYLTKLASGEIWGAFCLSEPEAGSDATSQRTTAEDKGDHYLLNGNKNWITNGSTASVYLVFAQTDREKKHKGINCLIVEKDQDGFVVGKKEDKLGIRGSDTHSLGFTDVIVPKENRLGTEGEGFTIAMKTLNGGRIGIASQALGIASGAYELAINYSKERKAFGKEISQHQGIAFKLAEMATKIEASRLLCLQAAQLKDKKKDFSLQSAMAKLYASETAMYTTIEAVQIHGGYGFVKEYHVERLMRDAKITQIYEGTSEIQKIVISRALLKE; this is encoded by the coding sequence ATGAATTTTGAATTTACCGAAGAACAACTAGCGGTAAGAGATGCTGCTAGAGAGTTCGCACAAAAAGAGTTATTACCAGGAGTAATCGAGAGAGACAACGAGCAGCGATTTCCTATGGAACAAGTGAAAATGATGGGAGAGTTAGGTTTCTTAGGAATGATGGTAGACCCTAAATATGGCGGAGGAGGAATGGATACGGTTTCATATGTACTGGCGATGGAAGAAATCTCTAAGATTGATGCATCTGCCTCAGTTTGTATGTCGGTTAATAATTCTCTGGTTTGTTGGGGTATTGAGAAATATGGCACTGAAGCGCAGAAACAAAAATATCTGACCAAATTAGCAAGTGGAGAGATTTGGGGAGCATTTTGCCTTTCGGAGCCAGAAGCCGGAAGCGATGCTACATCGCAAAGAACTACTGCTGAAGATAAAGGCGACCATTATCTTTTAAATGGAAATAAAAACTGGATAACCAATGGTTCTACAGCTTCTGTTTATTTGGTTTTTGCGCAAACAGACAGAGAGAAGAAACACAAAGGGATTAACTGTTTAATAGTTGAGAAAGACCAAGACGGATTTGTAGTTGGCAAGAAAGAAGATAAACTGGGGATAAGAGGTTCTGATACACATTCTTTAGGTTTTACAGATGTAATTGTTCCAAAAGAAAATAGACTTGGTACAGAAGGAGAAGGATTTACAATAGCCATGAAAACGCTAAATGGAGGAAGAATTGGTATCGCCTCGCAAGCTTTGGGTATTGCTTCTGGAGCTTATGAACTTGCAATTAATTACTCTAAAGAGCGAAAGGCATTTGGTAAAGAAATAAGCCAGCATCAAGGAATTGCATTTAAATTGGCTGAAATGGCAACAAAGATTGAGGCTTCTAGGCTACTATGTTTACAAGCAGCTCAGCTAAAAGATAAAAAGAAGGATTTCTCTTTACAAAGTGCCATGGCAAAACTTTATGCATCTGAAACAGCAATGTATACAACTATTGAGGCTGTACAGATTCATGGTGGATATGGTTTTGTTAAAGAATACCATGTTGAGAGACTGATGAGAGATGCTAAGATTACCCAAATTTATGAGGGTACCTCAGAAATACAGAAAATAGTGATTTCCAGAGCTTTGCTTAAGGAATAA
- a CDS encoding response regulator, with translation MEEKKYNVLYVDDEESNLRIFKTAFRRHYNVFIAVTVEEGIDILTENEIHLIVTDQRMPKMSGVEFLTKILPDYPDAVRMILTGFSDVQAIIAAINSGRVYRYITKPWDKDDLKSILDEALTNFEKERVKKETIAVLEQEKSHLENEIGRLKSEIVIKDKIIIDLETKLV, from the coding sequence ATGGAAGAGAAAAAATACAATGTGCTTTATGTTGATGACGAAGAAAGCAATCTGAGAATTTTTAAAACAGCATTCCGAAGACACTACAATGTGTTTATAGCGGTAACTGTCGAAGAAGGTATTGATATTCTTACTGAAAACGAGATTCATCTGATTGTAACAGACCAACGCATGCCTAAGATGAGTGGCGTGGAGTTTCTTACCAAAATATTACCTGACTATCCTGATGCTGTGAGAATGATACTTACTGGCTTTAGCGATGTACAAGCAATTATTGCAGCTATCAACTCAGGTAGAGTTTACAGGTATATAACCAAACCATGGGATAAAGACGATTTAAAAAGTATCTTGGACGAGGCTTTAACTAACTTTGAAAAAGAAAGAGTTAAAAAAGAAACTATTGCTGTTTTAGAACAAGAGAAATCTCATCTAGAAAATGAAATTGGCAGGTTAAAATCTGAGATTGTGATTAAAGATAAGATCATTATAGACTTGGAGACCAAACTCGTCTAG
- a CDS encoding ribonucleoside-diphosphate reductase small subunit: MRASVTDEPLLQEVKNRFVLFPIKHNDIWEMYKQSEASFWTAEEIDLQQDLSDWEKLNDGERHFISHVLAFFAASDGIVNENLVINFMAEVQIPEAKCFYGFQVMMENIHSETYSLLIDTYIKDSAEKDKLFNALETVPCVGKKGSWALKWIESDSFAERLIAFAAVEGIFFSGSFCSIFWLKKRGLMPGLSFSNELISRDEGMHCDFACLLYAKYLKNKLSEERILEIITDAVTIEQEFVTDALPVKLIGMNAELMNQYIEFVADRLLVSLGCQKHYNSSNPFDFMEMISLQGKTNFFEKRVSEYQKAGVNTPKDTNDGKKFSLDEDF, encoded by the coding sequence ATGAGAGCATCAGTTACTGATGAACCACTTTTACAAGAAGTAAAAAACCGATTTGTATTATTCCCGATCAAACACAACGATATTTGGGAAATGTACAAACAGTCTGAAGCTAGTTTCTGGACTGCCGAAGAAATTGATCTTCAACAAGATTTAAGCGATTGGGAAAAATTAAATGATGGAGAACGCCATTTCATTTCTCACGTGCTTGCTTTTTTTGCTGCAAGCGATGGTATAGTAAATGAAAATCTTGTTATCAATTTTATGGCTGAGGTTCAGATACCCGAAGCTAAATGCTTTTATGGCTTCCAAGTGATGATGGAAAACATCCATTCAGAAACTTACTCCTTATTAATTGATACATATATTAAAGATTCGGCAGAAAAAGACAAGTTGTTTAATGCACTTGAAACTGTTCCATGTGTGGGTAAGAAAGGTAGCTGGGCTTTAAAGTGGATTGAAAGTGATAGTTTCGCTGAAAGACTCATTGCTTTTGCTGCAGTAGAAGGTATCTTTTTTTCAGGTAGTTTTTGCTCTATCTTTTGGTTAAAGAAAAGAGGATTAATGCCGGGTTTAAGTTTTTCTAATGAATTGATTTCTCGAGACGAAGGAATGCACTGCGATTTTGCCTGCCTACTTTACGCCAAGTATCTAAAAAACAAATTATCAGAAGAACGTATTTTAGAAATCATTACAGATGCTGTTACAATCGAACAAGAATTTGTAACCGATGCCCTTCCAGTAAAACTAATTGGCATGAATGCAGAACTCATGAACCAATACATTGAGTTTGTAGCAGACAGACTACTCGTTTCTTTGGGTTGCCAGAAGCACTATAATTCTAGCAATCCATTCGATTTTATGGAAATGATTTCACTACAAGGTAAAACCAACTTCTTTGAAAAGAGAGTTTCTGAATATCAAAAAGCTGGGGTAAATACACCAAAAGATACTAATGACGGAAAGAAGTTTTCTTTAGACGAAGATTTCTAA
- a CDS encoding lysophospholipid acyltransferase family protein has translation MKLHKIPKIKKGNLKVKIIKKDPFGNILIFKRILIGVLATFTYGRINIVNKLKVEGTEYLSDLPSKNVLFISNHQTYYADVIALYHIFCSVKWKFRNTIGIPLYMLIPRVNTYYVAAEETMKESGLIPKIFSYAGAVTVRRSWRAKGQNVSRGADRSAPEKIKKALDHGWVVNFPQGTTSPYAPIRKGTANIIKHYNPIVVPIVIDGFRRAFDKKGLFFKKRGSTLQVKFKKPLQFSEDATIEEITSAIAESIEQSKEKKSRAT, from the coding sequence GTGAAGCTCCATAAAATTCCAAAGATTAAGAAAGGTAATCTAAAAGTTAAAATCATTAAGAAAGACCCTTTTGGTAATATTCTCATCTTTAAAAGAATATTAATTGGGGTACTGGCAACATTCACATATGGCCGAATAAATATTGTAAATAAACTAAAGGTAGAAGGCACAGAATATCTGAGCGATTTACCCAGCAAAAATGTATTATTTATATCCAATCATCAGACTTACTATGCAGATGTAATTGCACTCTATCATATTTTTTGTAGTGTAAAGTGGAAGTTTAGAAATACCATAGGCATTCCTCTTTATATGCTTATCCCGAGAGTAAATACTTACTATGTAGCAGCAGAAGAAACCATGAAAGAGAGTGGGTTAATACCAAAGATATTCTCTTACGCTGGAGCAGTTACAGTTAGAAGATCATGGAGAGCCAAAGGTCAAAATGTAAGTAGAGGTGCTGATAGAAGTGCACCCGAAAAAATTAAAAAAGCATTAGATCATGGCTGGGTTGTAAACTTTCCACAGGGTACTACAAGTCCATATGCTCCAATAAGAAAAGGAACTGCCAACATTATAAAACACTACAACCCGATTGTAGTGCCTATCGTGATTGACGGTTTCAGAAGAGCATTCGACAAAAAAGGATTATTCTTTAAAAAACGAGGTTCAACACTGCAAGTAAAATTTAAAAAGCCACTTCAGTTTTCAGAAGATGCAACTATTGAAGAAATAACGAGCGCTATAGCAGAGTCTATAGAACAATCTAAAGAAAAGAAATCAAGGGCTACATAA
- the dnaA gene encoding chromosomal replication initiator protein DnaA, producing MVKNCQAIWKNCLEIIKEEVPEQSFKTWFAPIKPVKLQDNVLTIEVPTPFFYEWLEEHYVYILKRAIDAELGPSGKLEYSIVVDKGDANHQPFTLNVRNSKPAGNKPVISTHQSGGAQNNPFPPSPNSGGNANSSSSGNYTSGANKIKPISSPFELPDTDPAQFDTQLNPVYTFDNYIEGDCNRLARSAGMAIAKKPGFTAFNPLVVYGGVGLGKTHLTQAIGNEIKANFPEKLVLYVTSDQFTTQFIEALKNNNVQNFTNFYLKVDVLIIDDIQFLAGKEKTQENFFHIFNRLHQSGRQIIMTSDCPPRSLQGLQERLLSRFKWGLTADIQIPDYETRVAIVQTKMSNEGVEVPNEVIDYLARNVDSNIRELEGVLISLIANASFMRKDIDLELAKTTLLNIFRTTEKEITIEFIQQVVADYFKLSVEELKSKTRKKDIASARQIAMYFSQQYTDMPLKMIGDRFGGRDHSTVVHASKTVIKKNDNDAIYRKIINELTEMMQVGK from the coding sequence ATGGTTAAGAATTGTCAGGCGATTTGGAAAAACTGCCTAGAGATAATTAAGGAGGAGGTTCCGGAGCAAAGCTTTAAAACTTGGTTTGCTCCTATTAAACCAGTCAAACTTCAGGATAATGTACTTACAATAGAAGTACCTACTCCATTCTTTTACGAATGGTTGGAGGAACACTATGTATATATACTTAAGAGAGCTATAGATGCTGAGTTAGGACCTTCAGGCAAGCTGGAATATTCCATAGTAGTAGATAAAGGAGATGCAAACCATCAACCATTTACACTTAATGTAAGAAACAGTAAACCTGCTGGAAATAAACCAGTGATCAGTACACATCAAAGTGGAGGAGCACAAAATAATCCATTTCCGCCAAGTCCAAATTCTGGTGGAAATGCAAATAGTAGCTCTTCTGGTAATTATACAAGTGGAGCTAATAAGATAAAGCCTATTAGCAGCCCTTTTGAGTTGCCTGATACTGATCCTGCTCAGTTTGACACCCAACTTAATCCCGTATATACTTTCGATAATTATATCGAAGGTGATTGTAACAGATTAGCTCGATCTGCAGGTATGGCTATTGCTAAAAAGCCCGGTTTTACGGCTTTTAACCCATTAGTTGTATATGGCGGAGTTGGTTTAGGTAAAACACACTTAACTCAAGCTATAGGCAATGAGATTAAGGCTAACTTCCCTGAAAAGCTGGTTTTGTATGTAACATCAGATCAGTTTACAACGCAGTTTATCGAAGCACTTAAAAACAATAATGTTCAGAATTTTACTAATTTCTATCTAAAGGTAGATGTTCTTATTATAGACGATATTCAGTTTTTAGCAGGAAAAGAAAAAACTCAAGAAAACTTCTTCCACATATTCAATAGATTGCACCAGAGCGGTAGGCAAATTATTATGACCTCAGATTGTCCTCCAAGAAGCTTACAGGGCCTTCAGGAGCGTTTATTGTCGAGGTTTAAATGGGGATTAACTGCAGATATTCAAATTCCAGATTATGAGACAAGAGTTGCCATTGTGCAAACTAAAATGTCTAACGAAGGAGTAGAAGTACCTAATGAAGTAATTGATTATCTAGCAAGAAATGTAGATTCTAATATTAGAGAGCTAGAAGGTGTATTAATTTCTTTGATTGCCAATGCATCTTTTATGAGAAAAGATATTGATTTAGAGTTGGCGAAAACCACGCTTCTGAACATATTTAGAACTACAGAAAAAGAAATTACTATTGAATTTATACAACAGGTAGTTGCCGATTACTTTAAGCTATCTGTAGAGGAACTGAAATCAAAAACTAGAAAAAAAGATATTGCTAGTGCCAGACAGATTGCCATGTATTTTTCTCAGCAATATACAGATATGCCGCTAAAAATGATTGGTGATAGATTTGGAGGTAGAGACCACAGTACTGTAGTACATGCAAGCAAAACAGTTATTAAGAAAAATGATAACGATGCGATCTACAGAAAAATAATTAATGAATTAACAGAAATGATGCAGGTAGGTAAATAA
- the rplU gene encoding 50S ribosomal protein L21: MYAIVEIAGQQFKVEKDKFIYTHRLGDDEGADVEFGNVLLVDNGDSIDVGAPSVAGATIKGKVLEHVQGDKVIVFKKKRRKGYKKKNGHRQQFTKVLIEDIQI, translated from the coding sequence ATGTACGCAATAGTAGAAATAGCCGGGCAACAATTTAAAGTAGAGAAAGACAAATTTATCTATACTCACAGACTAGGTGATGATGAAGGTGCAGATGTTGAGTTTGGCAATGTATTGTTAGTAGATAATGGTGATAGCATAGATGTAGGAGCTCCTAGCGTTGCTGGTGCAACAATAAAAGGTAAAGTATTAGAACACGTTCAAGGTGATAAAGTAATCGTTTTCAAAAAGAAGAGAAGAAAAGGTTACAAGAAAAAGAACGGACATAGACAACAATTTACAAAAGTTTTAATCGAAGATATTCAAATTTAA